The genomic segment GGCTGGGGGTGTATTCGGGAAAGGGAAGACCCACCGTCTGGGCCTGGCTCAGGGAAGGCAGCCCAAACAGGCTGGCCATAAAGAGGGCTGTGCAGGCCAGGTTTAGTAACAGGCGGCGCAGAGCTGCAGAGAAGTTGGAAAGCATGGTGGATTAGGCCTCCGCCTCGATACGGGCACGGATATCGCCTAGCCGCGCAAATGCTGGGGCAGCCTTGTTGAAGCCTGCGTAGACGCAGGTGAAGAGCAACAACTCCTCAAGCTGCTCAAAGCTGGCCCCCTGCTTCAGGGCCATGCGCACATGGGCTTCGAAGGGGGATTCCGGCACCATTCCCTGGTTAGACACATCGATGGCGATGGTGATCAGGGCCTTGGTGAGTTGATCAATCGAGGGCTTACCCCAAACCTCACCCGCCACGCGGGTACAGAGATCGCCAAAGGCAGGGTGAATGCCCTTCAGGGCAGCCTGTAGAGCTGGATCGTCGAGTACGGCGTTGGCGGGAGCATCCGCCGGAAGGTGCGGGGACATATCTGGTACTAAACCGCTTCCACTTTGTCCGGCATGGGCCTATTTGTCTGCGTATTAGCAGACACCAAAACGCATACCCAAACATTTTGAATCAATCAATCTGCCGCGAAGGCCTGCTCCAGCCAGACGGCGGCGGCCAAGCCACACTCCTCATCAAGCTGCCCCTGGCGGGCTCCCGACACACCCAGCCCCCCCAGGAGCCTGCCCTCCGAGCGCAGCACCACCCCACCTGGCAATGGAGTGATCTGATCCACACTGGCCGCTGGCAGGGGCAACGCCCCGATCGGTGCTTTCCCTTGGCGTAGGGAATTGGCCAACTCACCGGTGGTAGTAAATCCCTGCAGTGCCGCCAGGGAAGCGGCCGTGTAGGCCTTATGGCGACTCAGCTGCGCAGTATGGGGAGAGGCGCCATCACCATGCAGAAATACCTGCAAGGTACCTTCCCCATCCACCACGCTCACACTCACCTGCTCCCCCCTCTGCTGGCAGCTCTCCACAGCCACGGCAGCGGTGCGGTTAGCCAGCTCCAGCGGTAGGCGCTGCAATTGCACCAGGTTCGCGGCCGCGCTGAACTGGGGGATGCCCAGCAGCAACATGGCCGCCAACACAATGGAGAGGATCAGGGAGTGCATCAGGGCCGAGCTGGCGCTCAGGGGTTTTTGAGCAGGGCTAGCAGCTGGGGCGAGGCGAAGACATCCCGGTAGAAGGTGAGCTGCTCGCTCTTGAAGTAGCAGCCTCCTGCATGGCCACGGCGCACCCAGCAGACCGTGCCCTTGGCAATCGCTTCACCACTGGCGTCGTCGAGGCAGTGCCATTCGAAGTGCACAAACTCGCCCCAAAACATCACGATCGGCCAACACATCGTCACGCCGGGCTGGGCAATTA from the Cyanobium sp. WAJ14-Wanaka genome contains:
- a CDS encoding carboxymuconolactone decarboxylase family protein; the encoded protein is MSPHLPADAPANAVLDDPALQAALKGIHPAFGDLCTRVAGEVWGKPSIDQLTKALITIAIDVSNQGMVPESPFEAHVRMALKQGASFEQLEELLLFTCVYAGFNKAAPAFARLGDIRARIEAEA
- a CDS encoding heme-binding protein; this encodes MHSLILSIVLAAMLLLGIPQFSAAANLVQLQRLPLELANRTAAVAVESCQQRGEQVSVSVVDGEGTLQVFLHGDGASPHTAQLSRHKAYTAASLAALQGFTTTGELANSLRQGKAPIGALPLPAASVDQITPLPGGVVLRSEGRLLGGLGVSGARQGQLDEECGLAAAVWLEQAFAAD